A stretch of Nilaparvata lugens isolate BPH chromosome 12, ASM1435652v1, whole genome shotgun sequence DNA encodes these proteins:
- the LOC111053911 gene encoding CRAL-TRIO domain-containing protein C3H8.02: protein MAQQTPKPVNEEDLKDLKERMKLIVDADPSQYHNDFSLRRYLRAFKTVDAAFQGIIKTNKWRVEYDVAGLTADCELVKTHLAQNKARVLRHRDMAGRPVIYIPAKNHSAADKDVEDLTKFIVYCLEDACKRCFEEVVDNLCIVFDLRDFGLSCMNYQVVKNLIWLLSRHYPERLGVCLVINAPALFTGCWAIIGGWLDENTSSKVTFVNNEMDLCHYLIPDILPTDM, encoded by the exons ATGGCTCAACAAACTCCAAAACCAGTTAACGAGGAGGACCTGAAAGATTTGAAGGAACGTATGAAGCTAATAGTGGATGCTGACCCCTCACAGTATCACAACGATTTTTCGTTGAGAAGATATCTCAGAGCATTCAAAACTGTGGATGCTGCATTTCAG GGCATAATAAAGACGAACAAATGGCGCGTAGAATACGATGTGGCGGGGCTGACCGCCGACTGCGAACTAGTTAAGACACACCTGGCGCAAAACAAGGCGCGCGTCCTGCGACACCGAGACATGGCCGGTCGACCTGTCATCTACATCCCCGCCAAGAACCACAGCGCCGCTGACAAGGATGTCGAAGACCTCACCAAGTTCATTGTCTACTGTCTA GAAGACGCATGCAAGCGGTGCTTCGAGGAAGTGGTGGACAACCTGTGCATTGTGTTCGACTTGAGGGACTTCGGACTTAGCTGCATGAACTATCAAGTTGTGAAGAACTTGATATGGTTGCTAAGCAGGCATTATCCTGAGAGGCTGGGCGTCTGCTTGGTTATCAATGCTCCGGCTCTCTTCACTGGCTGTTGGGCCATTATTGGAGGATG GTTGGACGAGAACACATCGAGCAAAGTGACATTCGTCAACAATGAAATGGATTTATGTCATTACCTTATCCCAGACATACTGCCCACTGACATGTAA